Proteins found in one Desulforegula conservatrix Mb1Pa genomic segment:
- a CDS encoding tyrosine-type recombinase/integrase: MSERESKPSNARNKTDYPGVFYRFRERTGHKGKIEKVYYVLYKKNGKLFEEPVGGQHSDDMTAAKASRIRAELIEGKRHSKKEEREAEKARKAAEESKWTIHKLWESYILHKDENKSLRTDKGRYQKYLPSLVKLEPHEITAIHVDKIMKGMKDKSPQTKKHVLILLKRIVNYGVKRNLCESLKFHLEMPKVNNIKTEDLTPDELQRLLDVLNSHPNIQVANIIKMALTTGMRKGEILNLKWEDVDFIRGFITIRDPKGGKDAVIPLNEAARMILENHPRMANSAYIFPGINGQKRVGIETTARKIKKLAELPEDFRICHGLRHVFASMLASSGEVEMYTLQKLLTHKNPIMTQRYAHLRDETLKNASEVASRVLSKATSDKKPKIEKLDDYRKASGDK, translated from the coding sequence ATGTCTGAAAGAGAATCAAAGCCATCCAACGCCAGAAACAAGACAGACTATCCAGGTGTTTTTTATCGCTTCAGAGAAAGAACCGGACATAAGGGCAAAATCGAAAAGGTTTATTATGTTTTGTACAAGAAGAACGGAAAGCTTTTTGAAGAGCCAGTTGGTGGGCAGCATTCAGATGACATGACCGCAGCAAAGGCAAGCAGGATCAGGGCGGAACTTATCGAAGGCAAAAGACACAGCAAAAAGGAAGAACGAGAAGCCGAAAAGGCAAGGAAGGCGGCAGAAGAAAGCAAATGGACTATCCATAAGCTCTGGGAATCGTATATTCTGCATAAGGATGAAAACAAATCTTTAAGGACTGACAAAGGCAGGTATCAAAAATACCTTCCCAGCCTTGTTAAGCTTGAGCCGCATGAAATTACCGCAATCCATGTTGATAAAATAATGAAGGGGATGAAAGACAAATCTCCCCAGACAAAAAAGCATGTCCTCATTCTTCTCAAGCGCATTGTAAACTATGGAGTAAAAAGAAATCTTTGTGAAAGCCTGAAGTTCCACCTTGAAATGCCAAAAGTGAACAACATAAAAACAGAGGATCTGACCCCAGATGAATTGCAAAGGCTTCTTGATGTTCTTAACAGCCATCCAAACATCCAGGTTGCAAATATCATCAAAATGGCCCTCACCACTGGCATGAGAAAGGGAGAGATTCTGAATCTCAAATGGGAGGATGTCGACTTCATCAGGGGATTCATAACCATAAGAGATCCTAAAGGCGGCAAGGATGCAGTCATACCGCTGAATGAGGCAGCCCGTATGATTCTTGAAAACCATCCAAGAATGGCAAACTCCGCTTATATTTTTCCAGGCATTAACGGTCAAAAGCGGGTTGGAATAGAAACAACAGCCAGAAAAATCAAAAAGTTGGCTGAACTGCCAGAAGATTTCAGAATATGTCATGGTTTAAGGCATGTATTTGCATCAATGCTGGCTTCAAGCGGTGAGGTTGAGATGTACACTCTACAAAAACTTCTTACCCACAAAAACCCTATCATGACCCAGCGGTATGCTCATTTGAGGGATGAGACTCTTAAAAATGCTTCCGAGGTGGCTTCAAGGGTTCTTTCAAAGGCAACTTCAGATAAGAAACCAAAGATTGAAAAGCTGGACGATTACAGAAAGGCTTCAGGGGATAAATAA